In Gammaproteobacteria bacterium, the genomic stretch CGGCCGTTTGTTGATCACCAGGTCGGATGCCGCGAGGATACTGGCATCGAACGGATCGCGCCGGTTCTCGGCCTGGTACTCGAATTTCACATAGGGTTTCGGCTGGGGTACAGATTCGATTCCCGCGGGCTTGCGCGACTTCACCTCATCGACATATTGCTCGAGGTCGTACATGTTTTTGCCGCAACCGGTCAGAAGGGTGCCCGTGACCGCCAGCAGACAGATCGAACGCGCCCATTTCATTGCGGAACGACGATTCCTGATATCTCTCGCTTTCGCCGCCATTACTCGCCACCCTCCAGATACCGGTATGTCTTGGCCGTCGCCGACATGGTCATCGGTGCGCCAGGCGTCAATTCGACGTTTTCCAGAGTCACGATCCGGGGCAGGGCGGCAACTCCGCTGGCGAACTCACCGAACTGGTGATAGTTGCCCTTGACCCTGAGTTCGATTGGTGTCTCTGCGTAGAAGTCCTTCTTGACCTCAGGCCGTGGTTTGAAGAGTTCGATTTCCAATCCGGCGGACAGTCCGGTCTGCGAGATGTCGACGATCAGGCCGGGGATCTCGGTTTCGCTGGGCAGCTGTCGAAGCAGCGCCCCGAAGGTGCGGCGCATCTCGGCGAGCTGCTCCTTGTAGAGCTCCAGGTTCGCTGCCTTTTTCTGCTTGAACTCGAAGGTCTGTTTGAGCTCGACCTCCCGTGCTTCGACCCCCTTGAGGTCGACCACCTGCTTTTTCGTGTCGAACCAGTAGCCGGCAAACCCGATTGTCGCGCAGATGATCACGATCACGACGACACGTAGGGGAAGGGAAGAGGTGCTGATGTTCGACAGGTCGAGATTCTTGACTTCATTCCAGTCCACGATCAACGCTCCTTTTCGGCCTTCGCTTTCTTTTGAGGGGAGGTCTGGCTGGCCTGCAAAGAGAAATCGCTGACCCGAAGACCGTCCTGCTGGTGCGTCTCGATGACGTCGAGACGGGAACCCTGTACCCAGTCCGATTTGTCGATGTTGCGCATGTAGGCGGAAACCCGCGCA encodes the following:
- a CDS encoding type 4a pilus biogenesis protein PilO, giving the protein MDWNEVKNLDLSNISTSSLPLRVVVIVIICATIGFAGYWFDTKKQVVDLKGVEAREVELKQTFEFKQKKAANLELYKEQLAEMRRTFGALLRQLPSETEIPGLIVDISQTGLSAGLEIELFKPRPEVKKDFYAETPIELRVKGNYHQFGEFASGVAALPRIVTLENVELTPGAPMTMSATAKTYRYLEGGE